One Capricornis sumatraensis isolate serow.1 chromosome 8, serow.2, whole genome shotgun sequence genomic region harbors:
- the TRPV2 gene encoding transient receptor potential cation channel subfamily V member 2, which yields MTTPSSPPAFRLETSDGGDEDGAQGDKGKGGGSSEPPPMESRFQGEDRNSSPQIKVNLNFRKAAGASQPDPNRFGRDRLFSAVARGAPEDLAGLPEYLRRTSKYLTDSEYREGSTGKTCLMKAVLNLRDGANACIEPLLQIDRASGNPQPLVNAQCLDEYYRGHSALHIAIEKRSLLCVKLLVENGADVHARACGQFFQKRSQETSFYFGELPLSLAACTQQWDVVTYLLKNTHQPANLQATDSLGNTVLHALVMIADNSPENSMLVTHMYDRLLQVGGLQLEDMPNLQGLTPLKLAAKEGKIEIFRHILQRELPEPCQYLSRKFTEWSYGPVRVSLYDLASVDSWEENSVLEIIAFHCRSPLRHRMVVLEPLNKLLQAKWNLLIPRFFFNFLCYLTYMFIFTAVTYHQPALEKQDFLSPEVMAGNTMLLLGHVLLLLGGVYLLIGQLWYFWRRRLFIWISFMDSYFEILFLVQALLTVLSQVLCFLAVKAHLPLLVCSLVLGWLNLLYYMRGWQHTGIYSVMIQKVILRDLLRFLLVYLVFLFGFAVALVSLSREPQDTGAPVGSNSTEVAGKEDKEAPYQGILDTSLELFKFTIGMGELAFQDQLHFRGVVLLLLLAYVLLTYVLLLNMLIALMSETVNSVATDSWSIWKLQKAISVLEMEKGYWWCRRKQQRAGVRLTVGSRPDGSPDERWCFRVEEVNWTAWEQTLPTVCEEPSGRGGPGAMKSPALASQSSQDSAVEEDQVPLQPLQSH from the exons ATGACTACGCCCTCCAGCCCTCCTGCTTTCAGGCTCGAGACCTCAGATGGAGGCGATGAAGATGGCGCCCAGGGAGACAAAGGAAAGGGGGGCGGGAGCTCCGAACCACCCCCCATGGAGTCCCGGTTCCAGGGTGAGGACCGGAACTCCTCCCCACAGATCAAAGTGAACCTCAACTTCCGAAAGGCGGCAGGTGCCAG CCAGCCAGACCCAAACCGCTTTGGCCGAGACCGGCTCTTCAGCGCCGTGGCCCGGGGGGCCCCCGAGGATCTGGCGGGGCTACCAGAGTACCTGCGCCGGACCAGCAAGTACCTCACAGACTCGGAGTACAGAG AGGGCTCCACGGGGAAGACCTGTCTGATGAAGGCTGTGCTGAACCTTCGGGACGGGGCCAACGCCTGCATCGAGCCACTGCTGCAGATTGACCGTGCCTCGGGCAATCCCCAGCCTCTGGTCAACGCCCAGTGCTTGGATGAGTACTACCGAGGCCACAGTGCCCTCCACATCGCCATCGAGAAGCGAAGCCTGCTCTGCGTGAAGCTCCTGGTGGAGAATGGGGCCGATGTGCATGCCCGGGCCTGCGGCCAGTTCTTTCAGAAGAGGAGCCAAGAGACCTCCTTCTACTTCG GCGAGCTGCCCCTCTCCCTGGCTGCGTGCACCCAGCAGTGGGATGTGGTGACCTATCTCCTGAAGAACACGCACCAGCCCGCCAACCTGCAGGCCACTGACTCGCTGGGCAACACAGTGCTGCATGCCTTGGTGATGATTGCAGACAACTCTCCGGAGAACAGCATGCTGGTGACCCACATGTACGACAGGCTCCTCCAGGTGGGGGGCCTGCAGCTGGAGGACATGCCCAACCTGCAGGGCCTCACGCCCCTGAAGCTGGCCGCCAAGGAGGGCAAAATCGAG ATTTTCAGACACATCCTGCAGCGGGAGCTCCCGGAGCCATGCCAGTACCTTTCCCGAAAGTTCACCGAGTGGTCCTATGGGCCTGTGCGGGTGTCGCTGTATGACCTGGCCTCTGTGGACAGCTGGGAGGAAAATTCAGTGCTGGAGATCATCGCCTTTCACTGCCGAAGCCCA CTCCGCCACCGGATGGTAGTCTTGGAGCCGCTGAACAAACTGCTGCAGGCGAAGTGGAATCTGCTCATCCCCAGGTTCTTCTTCAACTTCCTGTGTTATTTGACCTACATGTTCATCTTCACCGCTGTCACCTACCACCAgcctgccctggagaag CAGGACTTCCTCTCACCGGAAGTGATGGCTGGgaacaccatgctgctgctgggCCATGTGCTGCTCCTGCTTGGGGGAGTCTACCTCCTCATAGGCCAG CTGTGGTACTTCTGGAGGCGCCGTCTGTTCATCTGGATCTCCTTCATGGACAGCTACTTCGAAATCCTCTT CCTGGTCCAGGCACTGCTCACCGTGCTGTCCCAGGTGCTGTGCTTCTTGGCCGTCAAGGCACACCTGCCGCTGCTCGTGTGCTCGCTGGTGCTGGGCTGGCTGAACCTGCTCTACTACATGCGTGGCTGGCAACACACGGGCATCTACAGCGTCATGATCCAGAAG GTCATCCTTCGGGACCTGCTCCGCTTCCTGCTGGTCTACTTAGTCTTCCTTTTCGGCTTCGCTGTTG CACTAGTGAGCCTGAGTCGGGAGCCCCAGGACACCGGGGCCCCTGTGGGTTCCAACTCCACAGAGGTGGCAGGGAAGGAGGACAAGGAGGCCCCATACCAGGGCATCCTGGACACCTCCTTGGAGCTGTTCAAGTTCACCATCGGCATGGGCGAGCTGGCCTTCCAAGACCAGCTGCACTTCCGCggtgtggtgctgctgctgctcctggcctATGTGCTGCTCACCTACGTCTTGCTGCTCAACATGCTCATTGCACTCATGAGCGAGACCGTCAACAGCGTCGCCACCGACAGCTGGAGCATCTGGAAGCTGCAG AAAGCCATCTCTGTCCTAGAGATGGAGAAGGGCTACTGGTGGTGCAGGAGGAAGCAGCAGCGGGCAGGGGTGAGACTGACAGTTGGCTCCAGGCCAGATGGTAGCCCCGACGAGCGCTGGTGCTTCAG GGTAGAGGAAGTGAACTGGACTGCGTGGGAGCAGACACTGCCCACGGTGTGCGAGGAGCCCTCAGGGCGGGGCGGCCCTG GCGCCATGAAGAGCCCGGCTTTGGCCTCCCAGTCCAGCCAGGACAGCGCGGTTGAGGAAGACCAGGTgcccctgcagcccctgcagtCCCACTGA